A window from Pseudomonas kribbensis encodes these proteins:
- the gcvT gene encoding glycine cleavage system aminomethyltransferase GcvT: MSTEQLSKTPLHALHIELGARMVPFAGYDMPVQYPLGVMKEHQHTREQAGLFDVSHMGQIRLTGANAAKALETLVPVDIIDLPVGMQRYAMFTNETGGILDDLMVANLGNDELFLVVNAACKDQDLAHLQKHIGDQCTITELFEARALLALQGPAAVTVLARLAPEVAKMTFMQFARVTLLGVDCFVSRSGYTGEDGFEISVPAADAEKLARALLAEPEVAAIGLGARDSLRLEAGLCLYGHDMNTDTTPIEASLLWAISKPRRADGARAGGFPGAEQVFGQQQNGVARKRVGLLPQERTPVREGAEIVNEAGDIIGSVCSGGFGPTLGGPLAMGYLDSAYVALDTPVWAIVRGKKVQMLVSKMPFVPQRYYRG; the protein is encoded by the coding sequence ATGTCCACCGAACAACTGTCGAAAACCCCGCTGCACGCTCTGCACATCGAACTCGGCGCCCGCATGGTGCCGTTCGCCGGCTACGACATGCCGGTGCAATACCCGCTGGGCGTGATGAAGGAACACCAGCACACCCGTGAGCAGGCCGGGCTGTTCGATGTCTCGCACATGGGCCAGATCCGCCTGACCGGCGCCAATGCCGCCAAAGCCCTGGAGACCCTGGTGCCGGTGGACATCATCGATCTGCCGGTGGGCATGCAGCGCTACGCGATGTTCACCAACGAAACCGGTGGCATCCTCGATGACTTGATGGTCGCCAACCTCGGCAACGACGAACTGTTCCTGGTGGTCAACGCCGCGTGCAAGGATCAGGACCTGGCGCATCTGCAAAAACACATTGGCGATCAGTGCACCATTACCGAGCTGTTCGAAGCCCGCGCTCTGCTCGCGCTGCAAGGTCCGGCCGCAGTCACGGTGCTTGCTCGTCTGGCGCCGGAAGTGGCGAAGATGACCTTCATGCAGTTCGCCCGCGTGACGCTGCTGGGCGTGGATTGCTTCGTCAGCCGCTCGGGCTACACCGGTGAAGACGGTTTCGAAATCTCCGTACCGGCAGCCGATGCGGAAAAACTCGCCCGCGCCCTCCTGGCCGAGCCGGAAGTCGCCGCCATCGGCCTCGGTGCCCGGGATTCGCTGCGTCTGGAAGCCGGCCTGTGCCTGTACGGCCACGACATGAACACCGACACCACGCCAATCGAAGCCAGCCTGTTGTGGGCAATCTCCAAGCCACGCCGCGCCGATGGCGCACGGGCCGGCGGTTTCCCGGGTGCAGAACAGGTTTTCGGCCAGCAGCAGAACGGTGTCGCACGCAAACGCGTCGGCCTGCTGCCGCAGGAGCGCACGCCGGTCCGTGAAGGTGCAGAGATCGTCAACGAAGCCGGCGACATCATCGGCAGCGTGTGCAGCGGCGGTTTCGGCCCGACCCTGGGCGGGCCATTGGCGATGGGTTACCTCGACAGCGCCTATGTCGCACTGGACACGCCAGTCTGGGCCATCGTTCGTGGGAAAAAGGTGCAAATGCTTGTAAGCAAAATGCCATTCGTTCCACAACGCTACTATCGTGGTTGA
- the arcC gene encoding carbamate kinase, protein MRIVVALGGNALLRRGEPMTADNQRANIRIATEQIAKIHPGNQLVIAHGNGPQVGLLSLQGLSYKPDEAYPLDVLGAETEGMIGYIIEQELGNLLDFEVPFATLLTQVEVDPKDPAFKDPTKFIGPVYAKEEAERLAKEKGWVVKADGDKYRRVVASPKPKRIFEIRPIKWLLDKGSIVICAGGGGIPTMYDEKRNLKGIEAVIDKDLCSSLLAEQLEADLLVIATDVNAAYIDFKKTTEKAIAQAHPDELERLGFAAGSMGPKVQAACEFARHTGKVAVIGSLADIEAIVQGTAGTRVSTSKPGITYR, encoded by the coding sequence ATGCGTATCGTCGTAGCTCTGGGCGGTAACGCCCTGCTCCGCCGTGGTGAGCCGATGACCGCTGACAACCAGCGCGCCAACATCCGCATCGCCACCGAGCAAATCGCCAAGATCCACCCCGGCAATCAACTGGTCATCGCCCACGGCAATGGCCCGCAAGTCGGCCTGCTGTCGTTGCAGGGCCTCTCCTATAAACCCGATGAAGCCTACCCTCTGGACGTGCTCGGTGCCGAAACCGAAGGCATGATCGGCTACATCATCGAACAGGAACTGGGCAACCTGCTGGACTTCGAAGTCCCGTTCGCCACCCTGCTCACCCAGGTCGAAGTCGATCCCAAGGATCCGGCTTTCAAGGACCCGACCAAATTCATCGGCCCGGTCTATGCCAAAGAAGAAGCCGAGCGCCTGGCCAAAGAGAAAGGCTGGGTGGTCAAGGCCGACGGTGACAAATACCGTCGCGTGGTGGCCAGCCCGAAACCCAAGCGCATCTTCGAAATCCGCCCGATCAAGTGGCTGCTGGACAAGGGCAGCATCGTGATCTGCGCCGGTGGTGGCGGCATCCCGACCATGTACGACGAGAAGCGCAACCTCAAAGGCATTGAGGCAGTCATCGACAAGGACCTGTGCTCGTCGCTGCTCGCCGAACAGCTGGAAGCGGACTTGCTGGTGATCGCCACCGACGTCAACGCGGCGTACATCGACTTCAAAAAAACCACCGAGAAAGCCATTGCCCAGGCCCACCCGGACGAACTCGAACGCCTGGGCTTCGCCGCCGGTTCCATGGGGCCGAAGGTGCAGGCAGCTTGCGAATTTGCACGCCATACTGGCAAGGTCGCGGTAATCGGTTCGCTGGCGGACATCGAAGCCATCGTCCAGGGCACCGCCGGTACGCGGGTGAGCACCTCGAAACCCGGCATCACCTACCGATAA
- a CDS encoding DUF5064 family protein: MAQFEPGHLHIERHALTKDDVNYNIRLEYEVSQDPQKGKGIQFRLVGSIQGKEVNEPFFLPKEEAYNFARNVTQIAEKYGIPKSHSQIGSVHKHYDLMFEDIRTQLNMKSGDPVNPEHFE, translated from the coding sequence ATGGCCCAGTTCGAACCCGGTCATTTGCACATCGAGCGGCACGCGTTGACCAAAGATGACGTCAACTACAACATCCGCCTCGAATACGAGGTGTCGCAGGATCCGCAAAAAGGCAAAGGGATACAGTTCCGGCTGGTTGGAAGCATCCAGGGCAAAGAGGTCAACGAACCGTTCTTTCTGCCCAAGGAAGAGGCCTACAACTTCGCGCGCAACGTGACGCAGATTGCCGAAAAGTACGGCATCCCCAAGAGCCACAGCCAGATCGGCTCGGTGCACAAGCATTACGACCTGATGTTTGAAGACATTCGTACGCAGTTGAATATGAAATCCGGGGATCCGGTCAATCCCGAGCATTTCGAGTGA
- a CDS encoding L-serine ammonia-lyase, producing the protein MSLSVFDLFKIGIGPSSSHTVGPMRAAARFVEGLRRENLLSATTSVRVELYGSLGATGKGHGSDKAVLLGLEGEHPDTVDTETVAARLTQIRGSGRLNLLGEHSIAFNEKEHLAMIRKPLAYHPNGMIFRAFDAAGLQIRSREYYSVGGGFVVDEDAAGADRIVEDATPLTFPFKSAKDLLGHCATYGLSISQVMLTNESAWRPEAETRAGLLKIWQVMQDCVAAGCRNEGILPGGLKVKRRAAALHRQLCKNPESSLRDPLSVLDWVNLYALAVNEENANGGRVVTAPTNGAAGIIPAVLHYYMRFIPGANDDGVVRFLLTAAAIGILYKENASISGAEVGCQGEVGVACSMAAGALCEVLGGSVQQVENAAEIGMEHNLGLTCDPIGGLVQVPCIERNAMGSVKAINAVRMAMRGDGQHFVSLDKVIRTMRQTGADMKSKYKETARGGLAVNIIEC; encoded by the coding sequence ATGTCGTTAAGCGTGTTCGACCTGTTCAAGATTGGCATCGGCCCCTCCAGCTCCCACACCGTCGGCCCGATGCGCGCTGCTGCGCGCTTCGTCGAAGGCCTGCGTCGGGAAAACCTGTTGTCGGCCACCACCAGCGTCAGGGTCGAGCTGTATGGATCCCTCGGCGCCACCGGCAAGGGTCACGGCAGCGACAAGGCCGTGCTGCTGGGCCTGGAAGGTGAGCACCCGGATACCGTGGATACCGAAACCGTCGCCGCACGTCTCACGCAGATTCGCGGCAGCGGGCGTTTGAACCTGCTCGGTGAACACAGCATTGCGTTCAACGAGAAAGAACATCTGGCAATGATCCGCAAACCGTTGGCCTATCACCCCAACGGCATGATTTTCCGTGCCTTCGATGCGGCGGGATTGCAGATCCGCAGCCGCGAGTACTACTCGGTTGGCGGCGGTTTTGTGGTCGACGAAGATGCGGCCGGTGCCGACCGTATCGTCGAAGACGCCACACCGCTGACCTTCCCGTTCAAAAGTGCCAAGGACTTGCTCGGTCACTGCGCCACTTATGGGCTGTCGATCAGCCAGGTGATGCTGACCAACGAAAGCGCCTGGCGCCCGGAAGCGGAAACCCGCGCCGGCCTGCTGAAAATCTGGCAAGTGATGCAGGACTGCGTGGCCGCCGGCTGTCGCAACGAAGGCATTCTGCCGGGTGGCCTGAAGGTCAAACGGCGGGCGGCGGCGTTACACCGGCAACTGTGCAAGAACCCGGAATCGTCGCTGCGCGATCCGTTGTCGGTGCTGGACTGGGTCAACCTCTACGCCCTCGCCGTCAACGAAGAAAACGCCAACGGCGGGCGTGTAGTGACAGCACCGACCAACGGTGCGGCGGGGATCATCCCTGCGGTGTTGCATTACTACATGCGCTTCATTCCCGGCGCCAACGATGACGGCGTGGTGCGCTTCCTGCTGACCGCGGCGGCCATCGGCATTCTGTACAAGGAAAACGCCTCGATCTCCGGCGCCGAAGTCGGCTGTCAGGGCGAGGTCGGCGTGGCCTGTTCGATGGCGGCCGGCGCGTTGTGCGAGGTCCTTGGCGGCAGCGTGCAACAAGTGGAAAACGCCGCTGAAATCGGCATGGAACACAACCTCGGCCTGACCTGCGACCCGATTGGCGGGCTGGTGCAGGTGCCGTGTATCGAGCGCAACGCCATGGGCTCGGTCAAGGCGATCAACGCCGTGCGCATGGCCATGCGCGGCGACGGGCAGCACTTCGTTTCCCTCGACAAGGTCATCCGCACCATGCGCCAGACCGGCGCCGACATGAAAAGCAAATACAAGGAGACCGCCCGCGGCGGTCTGGCGGTCAACATTATCGAGTGTTAA
- a CDS encoding sigma-54-dependent transcriptional regulator encodes MRIHVSFIDRVGITQEVLAILGGRNLNLDAVEMVPPNVYIDAPTLSPQVLEELKDALFRVRGVEAVVVVDILPGQRRHLQLDALLAAMTDPVLALDSAGKVLLANPALIALYGREPAGESVSELFNDPGLLETLLEQGFRLPLREITVNGQTLLLDATPITDAGALLTLYQPNRIGEQLSALHHDHAEGFDALLGESPPIRTLKARAQRVAALDAPLLIQGETGTGKELVARACHAISARHNAPFLALNCAALPENLAESELFGYAPGAFTGAQRGGKPGLMELANQGTVFLDEIGEMSPYLQAKLLRFLNDGSFRRVGGDREVKVDVRILSATHRDLEKMVSEGLFREDLFYRLNVLNVEVPPLRERGQDILLLARYFMQQACAQIQRPVCRLAPGTYPALLGNRWPGNVRQLQNVIFRAAAICESSLVDIGDLDIAGTSVARQTDTDVDSLEEAVEAFEKSLLEKLYVSYPSTRQLAGRLQTSHTAIAHRLRKYGIPGKA; translated from the coding sequence ATGCGTATCCACGTCAGTTTCATCGACCGCGTCGGCATCACCCAGGAAGTCCTGGCGATTCTCGGTGGACGCAATCTCAATCTGGATGCGGTGGAAATGGTCCCGCCGAACGTCTACATCGACGCCCCGACCCTCAGCCCGCAAGTGCTCGAAGAGTTGAAAGATGCGCTGTTCCGGGTGCGTGGCGTGGAAGCCGTGGTGGTGGTCGACATCCTCCCCGGCCAGCGTCGGCACTTGCAGCTCGACGCATTGCTCGCGGCGATGACCGACCCGGTGCTGGCCCTCGACAGCGCCGGCAAGGTGTTGCTGGCCAACCCGGCGCTGATCGCCCTGTACGGTCGCGAACCGGCGGGCGAAAGTGTCTCTGAGCTGTTCAACGATCCGGGCCTGCTCGAGACCTTGCTCGAACAGGGTTTCCGCCTGCCGCTGCGGGAAATCACCGTCAACGGCCAGACCTTGTTGCTGGATGCCACGCCGATCACTGACGCCGGCGCCCTGCTGACCCTGTATCAACCGAACCGCATCGGCGAACAGCTCTCGGCGCTGCACCACGACCATGCCGAAGGTTTCGATGCGTTGCTCGGCGAGTCGCCGCCGATCCGCACGCTCAAGGCCCGCGCGCAACGGGTGGCGGCCCTCGATGCGCCGCTGTTGATCCAGGGCGAAACCGGTACCGGCAAGGAACTGGTGGCCCGCGCCTGTCACGCCATCAGTGCCCGGCACAACGCACCGTTTCTGGCGCTGAACTGCGCGGCCCTGCCGGAGAACCTCGCCGAGAGCGAACTGTTCGGCTACGCCCCCGGCGCCTTCACCGGCGCACAACGGGGCGGCAAACCGGGGCTGATGGAACTGGCCAACCAGGGCACAGTGTTCCTCGACGAGATCGGCGAGATGTCGCCGTACTTGCAGGCCAAGCTGTTGCGCTTTCTCAACGATGGCAGCTTCCGTCGGGTGGGCGGCGATCGCGAAGTCAAAGTCGATGTGCGGATCCTCAGCGCGACCCACCGTGACCTGGAAAAAATGGTCAGCGAAGGCCTGTTCCGCGAAGACCTGTTCTACCGCCTCAACGTACTCAACGTCGAAGTGCCGCCGTTGCGCGAACGCGGTCAGGACATTCTGTTGCTGGCGCGCTATTTCATGCAGCAGGCCTGCGCGCAGATCCAGCGCCCGGTCTGCCGCCTCGCGCCCGGCACCTATCCGGCGCTGCTCGGCAACCGCTGGCCGGGCAACGTGCGGCAATTGCAGAACGTAATCTTCCGCGCCGCCGCCATCTGCGAAAGCAGCCTGGTGGACATCGGCGACCTCGACATCGCCGGCACCTCCGTGGCACGCCAGACCGACACCGACGTCGACAGCCTGGAAGAAGCGGTGGAAGCCTTCGAGAAATCGCTGCTGGAAAAACTCTACGTCAGCTACCCCTCGACCCGCCAACTGGCCGGCCGCCTGCAGACCTCGCACACGGCGATTGCCCATCGGCTGCGCAAGTACGGGATTCCGGGAAAAGCCTGA
- a CDS encoding cold-shock protein: MSTRQSGTVKWFNDEKGFGFITPESGPDLFVHFRAIQGNGFKSLKEGQKVTFVAVQGQKGMQADEVIAEA, translated from the coding sequence ATGTCCACACGTCAGAGCGGTACCGTCAAGTGGTTTAACGACGAGAAAGGTTTTGGTTTTATCACTCCAGAAAGCGGTCCGGATCTGTTCGTGCATTTCCGCGCTATTCAGGGCAACGGCTTCAAGAGCCTGAAAGAAGGCCAGAAAGTGACTTTCGTTGCCGTACAAGGCCAGAAAGGCATGCAGGCTGATGAAGTCATCGCTGAAGCCTGA
- a CDS encoding RDD family protein yields the protein MSKHLLLPQGDFPAVGLGRRLAAMFYDFLLCTALLIVTGFIYKLIQAAIIGEERLRAMTDAGKLDGDPLYSTVLLLVLFGFFAKFWTHAGQTLGMQVWGIRVQNADGTAISLWQALLRFMVSIASWLCLGVGFFWSLFDKRKRAWHDIYSDTQLVRIPKKAK from the coding sequence ATGTCGAAACACCTGCTCCTTCCCCAGGGCGACTTTCCTGCCGTCGGTCTCGGCCGTCGTCTGGCAGCGATGTTCTACGATTTTCTTCTGTGCACCGCCCTGCTGATCGTCACGGGCTTCATCTATAAGCTGATCCAGGCTGCAATCATCGGCGAAGAACGTCTGCGCGCAATGACCGACGCCGGCAAACTGGACGGCGACCCGCTGTATTCCACCGTGCTGCTGCTGGTGCTGTTCGGCTTCTTCGCCAAGTTCTGGACTCACGCCGGCCAGACCTTGGGCATGCAGGTTTGGGGCATCCGCGTACAGAACGCCGATGGCACCGCGATCAGCCTGTGGCAGGCGCTGCTGCGGTTCATGGTGTCGATCGCGTCGTGGCTGTGCCTCGGCGTGGGGTTCTTCTGGTCGCTGTTCGACAAGCGCAAACGCGCCTGGCATGACATCTATTCGGACACGCAACTGGTGCGGATCCCGAAGAAAGCCAAATAA
- the gcvH gene encoding glycine cleavage system protein GcvH: MSELRFTEDHEWLRAEADGSVTVGITAFAQNALGDVVFVQLPELQAYEKGAEAATVESVKAASGVYMPLDGEVLATNPALEDSPELVNEDPLGEGWFFRFKPSDASAVAKLLDQDAYDRLIKAQAEA; the protein is encoded by the coding sequence ATGAGCGAGTTGCGTTTTACTGAAGATCACGAATGGCTGCGCGCCGAAGCCGATGGTTCTGTCACCGTTGGCATCACCGCTTTCGCGCAGAACGCTTTGGGCGACGTGGTGTTCGTGCAACTGCCTGAACTGCAGGCTTACGAGAAAGGCGCCGAAGCCGCCACTGTGGAATCGGTAAAAGCCGCGAGCGGCGTTTACATGCCGCTGGACGGGGAAGTCCTGGCCACCAACCCGGCGCTGGAAGACAGCCCTGAGCTGGTCAACGAAGATCCGCTGGGCGAAGGCTGGTTCTTCCGCTTCAAGCCGTCGGATGCTTCCGCCGTCGCCAAGCTGCTGGATCAGGACGCCTACGACCGTCTGATCAAAGCCCAAGCCGAAGCCTGA
- the gcvP gene encoding aminomethyl-transferring glycine dehydrogenase — protein sequence MTQVNLGTANEFIARHIGPRAGDEQAMLNSLGFDSLEALSASVIPESIKGTSVLGLDDGLSEADALAMIKGIAGKNQLFKTYIGQGYYNCHTPSPILRNLLDNPAWYTAYTPYQPEISQGRLEALLNFQTLISDLTGLPIANASLLDEATAAAEAMTFCKRLSKNKGSHQFFASIHSHPQTLDVLRTRAEPLGIEVVVGDERELSDVTPFFGALLQYPASNGDVFDYRELTERFHAANALVAVAADLLALTLLTPPGEFGADVAIGSAQRFGVPLGFGGPHAAYFSTKDAFKRDMPGRLVGVSVDRFGKPALRLAMQTREQHIRREKATSNICTAQVLLANIASMYAVYHGPKGLTRIANRVHHLTAILAKGLSALGVTVEQTSFFDTLTLSTGAQTTALHDKARAQQINLRVIDAQRLGLSVDETTTQADIETLWGLFADGKALPDFATLAAAAQSTIPAALVRQSPILSHPVFNRYHSETELMRYLRKLADKDLALDRTMIPLGSCTMKLNAASEMIPVTWAEFGALHPFAPAEQSAGYQQLTDELEAMLCAATGYDAISLQPNAGSQGEYAGLLAIRAYHQSRGEDRRDICLIPSSAHGTNPATANMAGMRVVVTACDARGNVDIEDLRAKAIEHREHLAALMITYPSTHGVFEEGIREICGIIHDNGGQVYIDGANMNAMVGLCAPGKFGGDVSHLNLHKTFCIPHGGGGPGVGPIGVKSHLTPFLPGHGHMERKEGAVCAAPFGSASILPITWMYIRMMGGAGLKRASQLAILNANYISRRLEEHYPVLYTGSNGLVAHECILDLRPLKDSSGISVDDVAKRLIDFGFHAPTMSFPVAGTLMIEPTESESKEELDRFCDAMIRIREEIRAVENGTLDKDDNPLKNAPHTAAELVGEWTHPYSREQAVYPVASLIEGKYWPPVGRVDNVFGDRNLVCACPSIESYA from the coding sequence ATGACCCAAGTAAATCTCGGCACCGCCAACGAATTCATCGCCCGTCACATCGGCCCGCGCGCCGGTGACGAGCAGGCCATGCTCAACAGCCTCGGCTTCGACTCGCTCGAAGCCCTGAGCGCCAGCGTCATCCCGGAAAGCATCAAGGGCACCAGCGTGCTCGGTCTGGACGACGGCCTGAGCGAAGCCGATGCCCTGGCAATGATCAAAGGCATCGCCGGCAAGAACCAGCTGTTCAAGACCTACATCGGCCAGGGCTACTACAATTGCCACACGCCGTCGCCGATCCTGCGCAACCTGCTGGACAACCCGGCCTGGTACACCGCTTACACCCCATACCAGCCGGAAATTTCCCAGGGCCGTCTCGAAGCGCTGCTGAACTTCCAGACCCTGATCAGCGACCTCACCGGCCTGCCGATCGCCAACGCTTCCCTGCTCGACGAAGCCACCGCCGCTGCCGAAGCCATGACCTTCTGCAAACGCCTGAGCAAGAACAAGGGCAGCCACCAGTTCTTCGCCTCGATCCACAGCCACCCGCAAACCCTCGACGTGCTGCGCACCCGTGCCGAGCCGCTGGGCATTGAAGTGGTGGTCGGCGACGAGCGTGAACTGAGCGACGTGACGCCATTCTTCGGCGCGCTGCTGCAATACCCGGCGAGCAACGGTGATGTGTTCGACTACCGTGAACTGACCGAGCGCTTCCACGCCGCCAACGCTCTGGTGGCTGTGGCTGCCGACCTGCTGGCCCTGACCCTGCTGACCCCGCCGGGCGAATTCGGCGCGGACGTGGCCATCGGCAGCGCCCAACGTTTCGGCGTACCGCTGGGCTTCGGCGGCCCGCACGCGGCTTACTTCTCCACCAAAGATGCGTTCAAGCGCGACATGCCGGGCCGTCTGGTCGGTGTTTCGGTTGACCGTTTCGGCAAACCGGCCCTGCGTCTGGCGATGCAGACCCGCGAGCAACACATCCGCCGTGAGAAGGCCACGTCGAACATCTGCACCGCACAAGTGCTGCTGGCCAACATTGCCAGCATGTACGCCGTGTACCACGGCCCGAAAGGCCTGACCCGGATCGCCAACCGCGTGCATCACCTGACCGCGATCCTGGCCAAGGGCCTGAGCGCACTGGGCGTGACCGTCGAGCAAACCAGCTTCTTCGACACCCTGACCCTGTCCACCGGCGCGCAAACTACTGCGCTGCATGACAAGGCCCGCGCCCAACAGATCAACCTGCGGGTGATCGATGCCCAGCGTCTGGGCCTGTCGGTCGACGAAACCACCACCCAGGCCGACATCGAAACCCTGTGGGGCCTGTTCGCCGACGGCAAGGCTTTGCCTGATTTCGCTACTCTTGCCGCTGCCGCGCAAAGCACCATTCCAGCCGCACTGGTTCGTCAGTCGCCAATCCTCAGCCACCCGGTGTTCAACCGCTATCACTCGGAAACCGAGCTGATGCGCTACCTGCGCAAACTGGCGGACAAGGACCTGGCACTGGATCGCACCATGATCCCGCTGGGCTCGTGCACCATGAAACTCAACGCCGCCAGCGAAATGATCCCGGTGACCTGGGCCGAATTCGGCGCCCTGCACCCGTTCGCCCCGGCCGAGCAAAGCGCCGGTTACCAGCAACTGACCGACGAACTGGAAGCGATGCTCTGCGCCGCCACCGGTTACGACGCGATCTCGCTGCAACCGAACGCCGGTTCCCAGGGTGAATACGCAGGCCTGCTGGCGATCCGTGCCTACCACCAGAGCCGTGGCGAAGACCGTCGCGACATCTGCCTGATCCCGTCGTCCGCCCACGGCACCAACCCGGCCACCGCCAACATGGCCGGCATGCGTGTGGTCGTGACCGCCTGCGACGCCCGTGGCAACGTGGACATCGAAGACCTGCGCGCCAAGGCCATCGAGCACCGCGAACACCTCGCCGCGCTGATGATCACTTACCCGTCGACCCACGGCGTGTTCGAAGAAGGCATCCGCGAAATCTGCGGCATCATTCATGACAACGGCGGTCAGGTGTACATCGACGGCGCCAACATGAACGCGATGGTCGGTCTCTGCGCCCCGGGCAAGTTCGGCGGCGACGTTTCGCACCTGAACCTGCACAAGACCTTCTGCATTCCGCACGGCGGTGGCGGCCCGGGCGTCGGCCCGATTGGCGTGAAATCGCACCTGACTCCGTTCCTGCCGGGCCATGGCCACATGGAGCGCAAGGAAGGCGCGGTCTGCGCAGCACCGTTCGGCAGCGCAAGCATTCTGCCGATCACCTGGATGTACATTCGCATGATGGGTGGCGCAGGCCTGAAGCGCGCTTCGCAACTGGCGATCCTCAATGCCAACTACATTTCCCGTCGCCTGGAAGAGCACTACCCGGTGCTGTACACCGGCAGCAACGGTCTGGTAGCGCACGAGTGCATCCTCGATCTGCGTCCGTTGAAAGACAGCAGCGGCATCAGCGTCGATGACGTTGCCAAGCGTCTGATCGACTTCGGCTTCCACGCCCCGACCATGTCGTTCCCGGTGGCCGGCACGCTGATGATCGAGCCGACCGAAAGTGAGTCCAAGGAAGAACTGGACCGCTTCTGCGACGCCATGATCCGCATCCGCGAAGAAATCCGCGCAGTGGAAAACGGCACCCTGGACAAGGACGACAACCCGCTGAAGAACGCACCGCACACTGCGGCAGAGCTGGTTGGCGAGTGGACTCACCCGTACAGCCGTGAACAAGCGGTGTACCCGGTGGCGTCGTTGATCGAAGGCAAGTACTGGCCGCCGGTCGGTCGCGTCGACAACGTGTTCGGCGACCGCAACCTGGTTTGCGCCTGCCCGTCGATCGAAAGCTACGCTTGA
- a CDS encoding ornithine carbamoyltransferase, which translates to MAFNIHNRNLLSLEHHTPRELRYLLDLSRDLKRAKYTGTEQQHLKGNNIALIFEKTSTRTRCAFEVAAYDQGANVTYIDPNSSQIGHKESMKDTARVLGRMYDAIEYRGFKQEIVEELAKFAGVPVFNGLTDEYHPTQMIADVLTMREHADKPIHEISYVYLGDARNNMGNSLLLVGAKLGMDVRICAPKALWPHDDLVQRCKKYAEESGARITLTEDPKAAVKGVDFIHTDVWVSMGEPVEAWAERIEQLLPYQVNAQLMKATGNPRTKFMHCLPAFHNSDTKVGKQIAEQYPHLANGIEVTDDVFESPACIAFEQAENRMHTIKAILVSTLADL; encoded by the coding sequence ATGGCTTTCAACATCCACAACCGTAACCTGCTCAGCCTGGAACACCACACACCACGTGAGCTGCGTTACCTGCTCGACCTGTCCCGCGACCTGAAACGCGCCAAGTACACCGGCACCGAGCAGCAACACCTGAAGGGCAACAACATCGCCCTGATCTTCGAAAAAACTTCGACCCGCACCCGCTGCGCGTTCGAAGTCGCTGCCTATGACCAGGGCGCCAACGTCACCTACATCGACCCGAATTCCTCGCAGATCGGCCACAAGGAAAGCATGAAGGACACGGCCCGCGTGCTGGGTCGCATGTACGACGCCATCGAGTACCGTGGCTTCAAGCAGGAAATCGTCGAAGAGCTGGCCAAGTTCGCCGGCGTACCGGTGTTCAACGGCCTGACCGATGAATATCACCCGACCCAGATGATCGCCGACGTGCTGACCATGCGTGAGCACGCCGACAAGCCGATCCACGAGATCAGCTACGTCTACCTGGGTGACGCCCGCAACAACATGGGCAACTCGCTGCTGCTGGTCGGCGCAAAACTGGGCATGGACGTGCGCATCTGCGCGCCGAAAGCCCTGTGGCCCCACGATGATCTGGTACAGCGCTGCAAAAAATACGCAGAAGAAAGCGGTGCCCGCATCACCCTGACCGAAGACCCGAAAGCCGCCGTCAAAGGCGTGGACTTCATCCACACCGACGTCTGGGTATCGATGGGTGAGCCGGTTGAAGCCTGGGCCGAGCGCATCGAGCAACTGCTGCCGTATCAGGTCAACGCACAACTGATGAAAGCCACCGGCAACCCGCGCACCAAGTTCATGCACTGCCTGCCGGCGTTCCACAACAGCGATACCAAGGTCGGCAAACAGATCGCCGAACAGTATCCGCACCTGGCCAACGGCATCGAAGTGACCGACGACGTGTTCGAGTCACCGGCCTGCATCGCCTTCGAGCAAGCGGAAAACCGCATGCACACCATCAAGGCGATTCTGGTGTCGACCCTGGCTGATCTGTAA